From Varibaculum massiliense, a single genomic window includes:
- a CDS encoding cell division protein PerM: protein MGAAPSAAPTTIIQRGAGLSAVRLNGSTAKKWTIVGMLRRPKVPKIPRQPAGARKVSAYTSVGKSPKPEKKNARKSGTERPGGKNKYSDKVKNGSGGTKKGKGSPLGGKLRLARQKTSPAGKVSAKSAGNKTVASSQKGRRTLTVRIPRGIPRMVAAALITCIFPWIIFLAISAGVYFSTSGNPWMVDTVWTESLTVGASVWALGFGVPLSGTLGGAATLSVIPLGLWIAYLWLAGRLAHSFVLESKTILWAYPFAQAAIATLVGLAIRGAYSLGGLFFWAFLHGLAAVAYAFYLFDRDQRPDTEKPSLLRPKARLAADFNRFTAWSRTLILRMRQPDRAYRQDLENRRLGIDRDERSWDGTNSTWTVPGWVVSGVRAGWQMFMFFGIVTLILVLAQVFSHITAVNKIYDLYGVSLGAGALMWLAQLLYLPTVQTWALAWILGPGFQQGTGTIRSLTQVKAGPIPAVPILGALPAQTPGYWVLALIAVLSLMVGYLFYTVMARVDFFSHVASFLVGGLLFTFLTTWFCFLASGSIGAGRMSAWGAHPLAVAAMGLFLVWVPIILVGTVLHPHARAYLADKFFKVKRASVRASRQGFAAAKEKAKGYRSWTPLSSDTTVKAADAAEGEQTATEKEENATEDAAESESPEASPVVEGEETTEIPQTRELPEADEPETLANEESEHEDEREENNENVPEESTSETTGNSDSETASEQESPEPTRPAPPTPQEIFARSRGALPADTEEIKDLVTDWAERKTDEVIAKEQQELEKIKSSAKRLPAAELTRPAIKRSLFKRGRLKAGKPHRDADDTSTQAIEIPDQD, encoded by the coding sequence CTGAGCGTCCGGGGGGCAAAAATAAGTATTCCGACAAAGTCAAGAATGGCTCCGGCGGCACCAAGAAAGGTAAGGGGAGCCCCTTAGGCGGGAAATTGCGGCTAGCAAGACAGAAAACTTCCCCTGCTGGGAAAGTATCCGCAAAATCGGCTGGAAACAAAACCGTAGCTAGCTCCCAAAAGGGGCGGCGCACCCTCACCGTGAGGATTCCGCGAGGGATTCCCCGGATGGTGGCCGCCGCCCTCATCACCTGCATATTTCCCTGGATAATTTTCTTAGCGATCAGTGCGGGAGTGTATTTTTCCACCTCTGGCAACCCCTGGATGGTGGATACTGTCTGGACGGAATCCCTGACAGTAGGCGCCAGCGTCTGGGCATTAGGCTTCGGGGTTCCCCTAAGCGGCACCCTCGGTGGAGCCGCCACCTTATCGGTGATTCCTTTGGGACTGTGGATTGCCTACCTGTGGTTAGCTGGGCGCCTAGCACATAGTTTCGTCCTCGAAAGTAAAACCATCCTGTGGGCTTATCCTTTTGCGCAAGCGGCAATTGCCACCCTGGTGGGTCTAGCAATCCGCGGAGCCTATAGTCTGGGAGGCTTGTTTTTTTGGGCGTTCCTACACGGTCTTGCCGCTGTTGCCTACGCTTTTTACCTATTTGACCGCGATCAGCGTCCCGATACCGAAAAACCTTCGCTGCTCCGTCCTAAAGCGCGTCTAGCTGCTGATTTTAACCGTTTTACGGCGTGGAGCCGGACTCTCATCCTGCGGATGCGCCAGCCCGACCGCGCCTATAGACAAGATCTGGAAAATCGTCGCCTGGGAATCGACCGCGATGAGCGCAGTTGGGACGGAACTAATAGCACCTGGACGGTGCCTGGCTGGGTAGTTTCCGGGGTACGTGCCGGATGGCAAATGTTTATGTTCTTCGGGATTGTCACCTTGATTCTGGTGCTCGCCCAAGTGTTTTCCCATATCACGGCAGTAAATAAAATCTATGACCTGTACGGGGTATCCCTGGGGGCAGGCGCCCTCATGTGGTTGGCGCAACTGCTCTATCTGCCTACCGTTCAGACCTGGGCGTTAGCCTGGATTTTGGGGCCGGGATTCCAGCAGGGTACCGGCACTATCCGTTCTTTAACTCAGGTGAAAGCTGGCCCGATTCCGGCAGTGCCTATCCTGGGGGCGCTACCTGCCCAAACCCCCGGATATTGGGTATTGGCGTTGATTGCGGTACTTAGCCTGATGGTTGGATATCTGTTTTATACCGTAATGGCTCGGGTTGACTTCTTTTCACACGTAGCATCTTTCCTTGTGGGAGGGCTTTTATTTACCTTTTTGACCACTTGGTTCTGTTTCTTAGCCTCCGGTTCTATCGGCGCGGGACGGATGTCTGCCTGGGGGGCGCATCCATTGGCTGTTGCCGCCATGGGATTATTCCTGGTTTGGGTGCCAATTATACTGGTAGGAACGGTTTTGCATCCCCACGCCCGCGCCTATTTGGCAGATAAATTTTTTAAGGTCAAGAGGGCGAGTGTGCGCGCTAGCCGCCAAGGTTTTGCAGCCGCGAAAGAAAAAGCGAAAGGTTACCGCTCCTGGACTCCTTTGAGCAGCGATACTACCGTTAAGGCCGCGGACGCAGCAGAAGGCGAGCAGACCGCCACTGAAAAAGAAGAAAACGCAACCGAAGATGCGGCAGAAAGTGAGTCGCCAGAAGCCTCCCCAGTCGTGGAAGGGGAGGAAACGACAGAGATTCCCCAGACGCGCGAACTGCCTGAAGCTGATGAGCCAGAAACTCTCGCTAATGAAGAAAGTGAGCATGAGGACGAGCGGGAAGAAAACAACGAAAATGTCCCCGAAGAAAGCACCTCCGAAACCACCGGTAACTCGGACAGTGAAACAGCAAGTGAGCAGGAGTCCCCAGAGCCGACCCGCCCGGCTCCGCCAACTCCGCAAGAAATCTTTGCCCGCTCTCGCGGCGCGCTCCCGGCTGACACCGAAGAAATCAAAGATTTAGTCACCGATTGGGCAGAACGCAAAACCGATGAAGTTATTGCTAAAGAACAGCAAGAACTAGAAAAAATAAAATCCTCTGCTAAGCGGCTCCCAGCAGCAGAGCTCACGCGGCCAGCAATCAAACGCTCACTTTTCAAACGAGGACGGCTAAAAGCTGGCAAACCGCACCGCGATGCGGACGATACCTCCACCCAAGCTATTGAAATTCCCGACCAAGACTAA